A region of Myxococcus stipitatus DSM 14675 DNA encodes the following proteins:
- a CDS encoding MFS transporter → MAPVSSAQPGAARRMATGAVLLALVVSAFEGTVVTSAMPTITRELGGQHLYSWVFSAFLFASTVGVLISGKLADRIGRKPVFFTGMGLFLVGSALCGLSQSVEALIAFRVVQGLGAGALQPTTLTISADLYTLRERATVQGLFTGAWGAGNAVGPLIGGWLVMNASWRWVFLVNVPVGVFAALLLSFSYRDPPRRADVKLDRWGPLLAGSSAALLLFSLEPGDTWLRVLCVLGAVAVAVGLVLQQRQSRAPLLPIELVKDRTVLSGVAGGIAGGALLYSMAAWVPLWMTEHEGKTPIVAGLTLLPMLLGWSVGSTFGVKLLVRGGMRLSAGVGFAVAATGAGLLALTAVYDWGTMAALASLAVLGMGLGPAASTSLIAPQSRVAWHHRGIITSSLYSTRLLGGSLTVAALALARGHFATQFAIAAALAGTVALLLAVVAPGKVLGET, encoded by the coding sequence GTGGCGCCGGTGTCTTCCGCCCAGCCCGGCGCGGCGAGGCGGATGGCGACGGGCGCGGTGCTGCTGGCCCTGGTGGTCAGCGCCTTCGAGGGCACGGTCGTCACCAGCGCCATGCCCACCATCACCCGCGAGCTGGGAGGACAGCACCTCTACTCGTGGGTCTTCTCCGCCTTCCTCTTCGCGTCCACCGTGGGCGTGCTCATCTCCGGGAAGCTGGCGGACCGCATCGGCCGCAAGCCCGTCTTCTTCACCGGCATGGGCCTGTTCCTCGTCGGCTCCGCGCTGTGCGGGCTGTCGCAGTCGGTGGAGGCCCTCATCGCCTTCCGCGTGGTGCAGGGCCTGGGCGCGGGAGCCCTCCAGCCCACCACGCTGACCATCAGCGCGGACCTCTACACCTTGCGCGAGCGCGCCACCGTCCAGGGCCTCTTCACGGGCGCCTGGGGCGCGGGCAACGCCGTGGGCCCGCTCATCGGCGGCTGGCTCGTCATGAATGCCTCGTGGCGGTGGGTGTTCCTCGTCAACGTGCCTGTCGGGGTGTTCGCCGCGCTGTTGCTCTCCTTCTCCTACCGGGACCCGCCGCGGCGCGCGGACGTGAAGCTGGACCGGTGGGGCCCGTTGCTCGCGGGCTCGTCGGCGGCGCTGCTCCTGTTCTCGCTGGAGCCCGGGGACACCTGGCTTCGGGTGCTGTGTGTGCTCGGCGCCGTGGCGGTGGCCGTGGGGCTGGTGCTCCAGCAGCGCCAGTCGCGAGCGCCCCTGTTGCCCATCGAACTCGTGAAGGACCGCACGGTGCTCAGCGGCGTGGCCGGAGGCATCGCGGGGGGCGCGCTGCTCTACAGCATGGCCGCGTGGGTGCCCCTGTGGATGACGGAGCACGAGGGGAAGACGCCCATCGTCGCGGGGCTGACGCTCCTGCCCATGTTGCTGGGGTGGTCGGTGGGCTCCACCTTCGGCGTGAAGCTGCTGGTGCGCGGCGGCATGCGGCTGAGCGCGGGCGTGGGCTTCGCGGTGGCCGCGACCGGCGCGGGCCTGTTGGCGCTCACCGCCGTGTACGACTGGGGGACGATGGCCGCGCTCGCCTCGCTCGCCGTGCTGGGCATGGGGCTGGGGCCCGCGGCGAGCACCTCGCTCATCGCTCCCCAGTCGCGCGTGGCCTGGCATCACCGAGGCATCATCACCAGCAGCCTCTACTCGACGCGGCTGCTGGGAGGCTCGCTGACGGTGGCGGCGCTGGCGCTCGCCCGAGGTCACTTCGCCACGCAGTTCGCCATCGCCGCGGCCCTCGCGGGGACGGTGGCGCTCCTCCTCGCGGTGGTCGCGCCTGGAAAGGTCCTGGGCGAGACCTGA
- a CDS encoding DUF2339 domain-containing protein, with protein MAETMEKWDVKVLGGLGAGLLALAGIFLWRDLRLDKEVLLVLAATGVLVLAFFELPGPWRLAAPVAVLSLSGLGGLWYAATRHPLLLVGLALMFAASVVALVRAPRHDVLPPDLARHRLVWYGLTCATIAASWAFYFHFLTLGVAEDHVARRLVLTLGWLVVGVVMVLWGRQRGALFVRDAGFCFVAIAVGKALGYDTVNLDGTLRVAGLAAAGLLMLGGAALTSRSTSASTRST; from the coding sequence ATGGCCGAGACGATGGAGAAGTGGGACGTGAAGGTGCTGGGAGGGCTGGGCGCGGGGCTGCTGGCCCTGGCCGGCATCTTCCTCTGGCGGGACCTGCGGTTGGACAAGGAGGTGCTCCTCGTCCTCGCGGCGACGGGCGTGCTGGTGCTGGCGTTCTTCGAGCTCCCAGGCCCCTGGCGTCTCGCCGCTCCCGTCGCGGTGCTGTCGCTCTCCGGACTGGGGGGCCTCTGGTACGCGGCGACTCGCCACCCGCTGCTGCTGGTGGGGCTCGCGCTGATGTTCGCCGCGTCCGTCGTCGCGCTCGTGCGGGCTCCGCGCCATGACGTGCTGCCTCCGGACCTGGCTCGGCATCGACTGGTCTGGTACGGCCTCACCTGCGCGACCATCGCGGCGTCGTGGGCCTTCTACTTTCACTTCCTCACGCTGGGCGTCGCGGAGGACCACGTGGCCCGCAGGCTGGTGCTCACGCTGGGCTGGCTGGTGGTGGGCGTGGTGATGGTCCTCTGGGGGCGCCAGCGCGGGGCCCTCTTCGTGCGCGACGCGGGCTTCTGCTTCGTGGCCATCGCGGTGGGCAAGGCGCTGGGCTACGACACCGTCAACCTCGACGGCACGCTGCGCGTGGCGGGGCTCGCGGCCGCTGGACTGCTGATGCTGGGCGGGGCGGCGCTCACGTCACGCTCCACCTCGGCGTCGACGCGGAGCACCTGA
- a CDS encoding serine/threonine-protein kinase: MGSTEDDSGVVYLGGGQQEQVRAVARTPPPVPSTELPWGPAPVTPPPPPVSLAETLRPVTPVSPHGTLLQGIPTPAPPPVASVRGLVPGQVVAQRYRVERWLGAGGSSTVYEALDLHLGQRVALKVLATPHADASTVARFRQEVEHARALEHVNILRVHDVGLDGDRHFLTVELLDGVDLRQRMLEQRPTLAQTLRWLTHAAVALEHAHGRGVLHRDVKPANLFVTRTGVLKLMDFGLAKSLHVMGTTAQGTVLGTPEYMAPEQVMGNPPLSPATDLYALGVVAYELCTGQLPFRHTDPVPLMFLHVQQAPVPPTTLRPSLPVPFEQVILKLLEKRPEDRYAGAGELRSALSKLWPWALKEQA; this comes from the coding sequence GTGGGTTCGACGGAAGACGACTCCGGGGTGGTGTACCTCGGAGGAGGTCAGCAGGAGCAGGTGCGGGCCGTGGCGAGGACACCTCCTCCCGTGCCCTCCACCGAGCTCCCTTGGGGCCCCGCGCCCGTGACGCCGCCGCCCCCGCCCGTGTCCCTGGCGGAGACGCTGCGCCCCGTCACGCCCGTGTCGCCCCATGGGACCCTGCTGCAAGGCATTCCCACGCCCGCGCCACCACCGGTGGCCTCGGTGCGCGGGCTGGTGCCGGGACAGGTGGTGGCTCAGCGCTATCGCGTGGAGCGCTGGCTCGGCGCCGGGGGCAGCTCCACGGTGTACGAGGCGCTGGACCTGCACCTGGGCCAGCGCGTGGCCCTCAAGGTGCTGGCGACACCACATGCGGATGCATCGACGGTGGCGCGCTTCCGCCAGGAGGTGGAGCACGCGCGCGCCCTGGAGCATGTGAACATCCTGCGCGTCCACGACGTGGGGCTGGATGGGGACCGGCACTTCCTCACGGTGGAGTTGCTGGACGGCGTGGACCTGCGACAGCGGATGCTGGAGCAGCGGCCCACGCTCGCCCAGACCTTGCGCTGGCTCACCCACGCGGCCGTCGCGCTGGAGCACGCGCATGGGCGCGGCGTGCTGCACCGGGACGTGAAGCCCGCCAACCTCTTCGTCACGCGCACGGGGGTGCTGAAGCTGATGGACTTCGGGCTCGCCAAGAGCCTCCACGTCATGGGCACCACCGCGCAGGGCACGGTGCTCGGGACGCCCGAGTACATGGCGCCCGAGCAGGTGATGGGCAACCCTCCGCTGTCCCCCGCGACGGACCTGTATGCGCTGGGCGTGGTGGCCTATGAGCTGTGCACCGGACAGCTCCCCTTCCGCCACACCGACCCCGTGCCGCTGATGTTCCTGCACGTCCAACAGGCCCCGGTGCCTCCGACGACGCTGCGCCCCAGCCTCCCGGTGCCCTTCGAGCAGGTCATCCTGAAGCTCCTGGAGAAGCGCCCCGAGGACCGCTACGCCGGCGCGGGTGAGCTGCGCTCGGCGCTCTCGAAGCTGTGGCCCTGGGCACTCAAGGAACAGGCGTGA